ACTAGAATCATTCCTTCCGTATAACCGGGAACCTTCAACATTTTTAAGAGAATTATTGGACGAAGATAAGTTAGCGTGTAAAGCAAATTTACTAACGAGATTTTTCGATGTCGATGAGTTAAGTAATCCATTAGAGCAAGCAATTTATGTGCAAGTACATAATCCGCTCGTTAGAGAAGTGGCTGTTCGTTCATAAATAGCGTTAAAATTTCACGTAATACAAATAATGGTATTTTGTCATAAGGTGGAGGGTTTTATGAGAGTGGACATGTATCATACGAAAGTATTGAAGGCGCTCGAATCAGAAGATTACATTTCAGTAAGAAGAAGAGTGCTACGTCAATTAGTAGAATCGTTAATTTATGAGGGGATTATTACACTGGTTCGCATAGAAAAAGAAGAACAAATTCTTTTTCTAATACAAGGACTTGATGAAGAAGACAAAAGTGTCACGTACAAATGCTATGGCAGGGAACGGATGACATTTGGACGTATTTCTTTAGACTCATTAATAGTAAGAGTCCAAGATGAACAGCAAGAAATACAGTCTGTCTCGCAATTTCTAGAAGAAGTTTTTCGGGTTACTAGTGTAGAACAAGCTAAATTAGATTCTTTTATGCACGAATTAGAACAAACAATATTTAAAGACACGATTGCACAATATGAAAGAAATAATAAGAGAGAATATACTCAAAAATCTTACGATGAGTTTGAAAGCCAATTAATAGATGGCCATCCATATCATCCTAGTTATAAAGCACGTGTTGGATTTCAATATCGTGACAATTTTCAATATGGTTATGAATTTATGCAGCCAATAAAACTCATATGGATTGCAGCACATAAGAATTATGCGACTGTAGGTTATGAGAATGAAGTGATGTATAACAACATTTTAAAAGAGGAGATTGGCGATCGTAAATTAGAAGAGTTTATGGAACGAATTCGTAATAAGGGATGTAATCCAAAACAGTACGTGTTTATACCTGTTCACCCATGGCAGTGGGAGAATTTCATCATTTCAAATTATGCGGATCATATACAGGGTAAATTTATTATTTATTTAGGAACATCAGAGGACGATTATTGCGCGCAACAGTCAATGAGAACGTTAAGAAATATTACGAGTCCAAAGAAACCGTACGTTAAATTATCGATGAATTTACTCAACACTTCAACACTTCGTACGCTGAAACCATACTCTGTTGTAAGTGCACCAGTAATATCAAATTGGTTAAATGATGTTGTAAGTAATGACGCCTATTTAATGGATGAAGCACGTTTAATCTTGTTAAGTGAGTTTTCAAGTGTAACGTATGACATGAATAAGAAAGCTATATATGGTTCATTAGGATGTATTTGGCGCGAAAGCGTTCACAAGTATTTAGATGCACAAGAGGATGCAATTCCTTTTAATGGTTTATACGCTAAAGAGAAAGATGGTACACCAATTATTGATGCGTGGTTGAATAAATATGGAATGAAGGATTGGCTACAATTACTTATTCAAAAAGCGATAATACCAGTTATACATCTTGTTGTAGAGCATGGCATCGCACTGGAATCACATGGACAAAATATGATTCTAGTCCATAAAGAAGGGGTGCCTGTTCGTATTGCGTTAAAGGATTTTCATGAAGGGCTTGAGTTTTATCGTCCATATTTGAAAGAAGTTGACAAATGTCCCGACTTTACTAAAATGCATAAAACATATGCGAATGGAAAAATGAATGATTTCTTTGAAATGGATCGCATTGAATGTTTGCAAGAGCTGGTGTTAGATGCACTATTTCTGTTTAATTTAGGAGAATTAGCATTCGTACTTGCGGATGAGTATGGATTGAAAGAAGAACATTTTTGGATGATGGTTGTTGAAGAAATTGAAAATCATTTAAGAATATATCCACATTTGAAAGGTAGATTTGAAAATATTCAATTATATGCACCTACATTCTATGCTGAACAATTAACGAAACGTCGATTATATATGGATGTGGAATCGCTTGTTCATGAAGTTCCAAATCCATTGTATAGAGTAAGACAACTTATGAAACAAAAATCAGCTGTTACAGGGGGAAATTATGCTAATCGTTAATAAACAAGAGTATAGCAAAAGTGATTTTGAATTGAGATTACAAGTTTATGAGGAAATGGAACAATTTCAAAAAGCAGAAGGAAATAGATTTGCACTTTGTCTGAAAGATCCATTCGATATTATTACGCTTGTGTTTTTCTTAAAAGAAAAGAAATCATCAGTATTACTTATACATGAAGATACGCCAAAAGAAACGGCTATTGAAATGGCAAAGCGTGCAAATTGTGTAGGGATTTTATATGGAGAATATGGCGATTTTACAAAATTAGAAGTAGGGAACTTTTTACTAGAAGAGCCTTCTTTATTGCAATATAGTTCGGGAACTACGGGAGAACCGAAACTGATTCGTAGAGCATGGACGGAAGTTGATACAGAAATTACTGCCTATAATGAAGCTTTAAATTGTGAAGTAGATGAAGTGCCAATCGTTATGGCTCCTGTTTCACATTCATACGGACTAATATGTGGTACGTTATCAGCAATTACGAGGGGGAGCAAGCCTGTAATCATTACGAACAAAAATCCTAAATTCGCATTAAATATAGTTCGCAATACAGAAAAACATATTATATATGCAGTACCACTTATGTTACACATTATGGGGAGTTTTCCATTAGGAACGTTCCAGTTTCATAAAATTATGACATCAGGATCGCCT
This DNA window, taken from Bacillus cereus ATCC 14579, encodes the following:
- a CDS encoding IucA/IucC family protein codes for the protein MRVDMYHTKVLKALESEDYISVRRRVLRQLVESLIYEGIITLVRIEKEEQILFLIQGLDEEDKSVTYKCYGRERMTFGRISLDSLIVRVQDEQQEIQSVSQFLEEVFRVTSVEQAKLDSFMHELEQTIFKDTIAQYERNNKREYTQKSYDEFESQLIDGHPYHPSYKARVGFQYRDNFQYGYEFMQPIKLIWIAAHKNYATVGYENEVMYNNILKEEIGDRKLEEFMERIRNKGCNPKQYVFIPVHPWQWENFIISNYADHIQGKFIIYLGTSEDDYCAQQSMRTLRNITSPKKPYVKLSMNLLNTSTLRTLKPYSVVSAPVISNWLNDVVSNDAYLMDEARLILLSEFSSVTYDMNKKAIYGSLGCIWRESVHKYLDAQEDAIPFNGLYAKEKDGTPIIDAWLNKYGMKDWLQLLIQKAIIPVIHLVVEHGIALESHGQNMILVHKEGVPVRIALKDFHEGLEFYRPYLKEVDKCPDFTKMHKTYANGKMNDFFEMDRIECLQELVLDALFLFNLGELAFVLADEYGLKEEHFWMMVVEEIENHLRIYPHLKGRFENIQLYAPTFYAEQLTKRRLYMDVESLVHEVPNPLYRVRQLMKQKSAVTGGNYANR
- a CDS encoding AMP-binding protein, whose translation is MLIVNKQEYSKSDFELRLQVYEEMEQFQKAEGNRFALCLKDPFDIITLVFFLKEKKSSVLLIHEDTPKETAIEMAKRANCVGILYGEYGDFTKLEVGNFLLEEPSLLQYSSGTTGEPKLIRRAWTEVDTEITAYNEALNCEVDEVPIVMAPVSHSYGLICGTLSAITRGSKPVIITNKNPKFALNIVRNTEKHIIYAVPLMLHIMGSFPLGTFQFHKIMTSGSPLPEALFYKLKKMTTYMMQQYGCSEAGCISICHDMKSHLDLGNPLPHASISIGSDENAPEEIVVKMNDKEIFTKDLGYKSERGIHFMGRMDDVINVSGLKVFPIEVEETMLRLEGVQEAIVYRGKHPVMGEIVKAKVISHVDPVKIREWCIQHLPSYKVPHEIESVNEIPKNKTGKVSRKLLEMGEVTT